The Anopheles coluzzii chromosome 2, AcolN3, whole genome shotgun sequence genome window below encodes:
- the LOC120950282 gene encoding uncharacterized protein LOC120950282 codes for MKLLAVVVFLFTVGTVCRAEQQKFENYKLYSLYVEDDEQAEELHNWYADGKLDFWSYGTLNDSVTVMVQPDLQEYFEAMLDDVQLESELVEENVQSLLEHEQEKRNLHILSKRRRPQKVPQKPNSTQGEVDEDAIDFEHFWTLDEIYRYMDRMERQYPNLVRVLKIGQTYENRSILALTVSRDGRINQTRPVVLVDAGVHAREWASHMSALYLINQLVESADKNEDLLYNTDWIIVPVANPDGYVYSYETNRLWRKNRFAGNVMCVGTDVNRNFPFRWGYTSHSCTDGYAGRTPGSEKETQALMLLMSQFSRSIKMYLSLHSCGEYILYPYGFTFQFVPNEAELHALGTEAAEAVKNVGGPEYIVGQASGLLYLATGSDDFIYGAYGVQYAYTLELSCGNRGYGFIIEPDQIEPIAAETFEMMKVFGVHAGSLKISKRPNRTGTDSRAPDPVVVWQWMSEAMKRLTIVTGCLLALAFAKAGSYHEFELYNVRPETAEQLSVLLKWRNGQEIEVDFWDAPKVGRSARLMVTREDHKRVEEFLEQHDIEYDLVAEDVQELLNREQRRNVEHGRRLRRDSNSRATVNFEHFWTLDEIYEYLDELAVAYNGLVRVSEIGRTHEDRPIKAITISTRGAVDQTRPIVFMDGGIHAREWAGVMSVMYMIHEFVEHSDQYAEQLSNTDYVIVPVANPDGYVYTHEQNRLWRKNRSPGNVLCYGVDLNRNFPFQWDRTTSECTNNFAGHAASSENETKALIGLMDQYKAAIRMYLAVHTYGEMILWPWGYDFLHAPNEDDLQRLGERARDALVAAGGPEYEVGNSADILYTASGATDDYAYSLGVPYSYTLELTGGGSQGFDLPAAELARVTSQTFELLKVFGQHAGTLSVTS; via the exons ATGAAGTTActcgcggtggtggtgtttctgTTCACCGTCGGCACCGTTTGCCGGGCGGAGCAGCAAAAGTTCGAAAA CTACAAGCTCTACTCACTGTACGTCGAGGATGACGAACAGGCGGAAGAGCTGCACAACTGGTACGCCGACGGGAAGCTCGACTTCTGGAGCTACGGCACACTGAACGACAGCGTCACCGTGATGGTGCAGCCCGATCTGCAGGAATACTTCGAGGCCATGTTGGACGATGTGCAGCTCGAATCGGAGCTGGTAGAGGAGAACGTACAGTCACTGCTCGAGCACGAGCAGGAAAAGCGCAACCTGCACATCCTGAGCAAGCGTCGCCGGCCCCAGAAGGTCCCGCAGAAGCCGAACAGCACCCAGGGCGAAGTCGATGAGGATGCGATCGATTTCGAGCACTTTTGGACGCTGGACGAGATCTATCGCTATATGGATCGGATGGAGCGCCAGTACCCGAACCTGGTGCGCGTGCTGAAGATCGGGCAGACGTACGAGAACCGTTCGATACTGGCGCTTACGGTCTCAAGAGATGGGCGCATCAATCAGACGCGCCCGGTCGTGCTGGTCGATGCAGGTGTGCATGCGCGCGAGTGGGCCTCGCACATGTCGGCGCTGTATCTGATCAACCAGCTGGTGGAGAGTGCGGACAAGAATGAGGATCTGCTGTACAATACGGATTGGATCATTGTGCCGGTGGCTAACCCGGATGGATATGTGTACTCGTACGAGACG AACCGTCTGTGGCGCAAGAACCGCTTTGCTGGCAATGTGATGTGCGTTGGTACGGATGTGAACCGTAATTTCCCATTCCGCTGGGGCTACACTTCGCAT TCCTGCACGGATGGATACGCTGGCCGTACGCCCGGCTCGGAGAAGGAAACCCAAGCGCTCATGCTGCTGATGTCCCAGTTCTCGCGCAGCATCAAGATGTACCTATCGCTGCACAGCTGCGGCGAATATATCCTCTACCCGTACGGTTTCACCTTCCAGTTCGTACCGAACGAGGCCGAACTTCACGCTCTCGGCACGGAGGCGGCCGAAGCGGTCAAGAACGTTGGCGGTCCCGAGTACATCGTTGGGCAGGCATCGGGTCTGCTGTATCTTGCCACCGGTAGTGACGATTTCATCTACGGTGCGTACGGTGTCCAGTACGCGTACACGCTGGAGCTGTCGTGCGGAAACCGTGGCTATGGCTTCATCATTGAGCCGGACCAGATTGAGCCGATTGCGGCGGAAACGTTCGAGATGATGAAGGTGTTTGGCGTGCACGCCGGCAGCCTGAAGATTAGCAAGC GGCCGAACCGAACGGGCACCGATTCCCGAGCACCAGATCCAGTTGTCGTTTGGCAGTGGATGAGCGAAGCAATGAAGCGGCTAACAATCGTGACCGGCTGTTTGCTGGCCTTGGCATTCGCCAAAGCCGGTTCTTATCATGA ATTCGAGCTGTACAACGTGCGCCCGGAAACGGCGGAACAGCTGTCGGTGCTGCTCAAGTGGCGCAATGGGCAGGAGATTGAGGTGGACTTTTGGGATGCACCGAAGGTGGGCCGTAGCGCACGCCTCATGGTGACCAGGGAGGACCACAAGCGGGTGGAAGAGTTCCTGGAGCAGCACGACATCGAGTACGATCTGGTGGCGGAAGATGTGCAGGA GTTGCTGAATCGAGAGCAGCGGCGTAATGTGGAGCACGGACGGCGGCTGAGGCGTGACTCGAATTCGCGTGCCACTGTTAATTTCGAGCACTTCTGGACGCTGGACGAGATCTACGAGTATCTGGACGAGCTGGCGGTGGCGTACAATGGGCTGGTGCGCGTCTCGGAGATCGGTCGTACGCATGAGGATCGCCCCATCAAGGCCATCACAATCTCGACCAGGGGTGCAGTCGATCAGACCCGTCCGATTGTGTTTATGGATGGAGGTATTCATGCCAG AGAATGGGCCGGCGTGATGTCGGTCATGTACATGATCCACGAGTTTGTGGAACACTCGGACCAGTACGCCGAGCAGCTGTCCAACACGGACTACGTCATCGTGCCGGTTGCCAACCCGGACGGGTACGTCTACACCCACGAGCAGAACCGTCTGTGGCGCAAGAACCGTTCACCGGGCAATGTACTGTGCTACGGCGTGGACCTGAACCGCAACTTCCCCTTCCAGTGGGATCGTACGACCAGTGAGTGTACCAACAACTTTGCCGGCCATGCCGCTTCCTcagaaaacgaaaccaaagCACTGATCGGACTGATGGATCAGTATAAGGCCGCCATTCGCATGTACCTGGCGGTGCACACGTACGGCGAGATGATTCTGTGGCCGTGGGGTTACGATTTCCTGCACGCCCCGAACGAGGACGATCTGCAGCGGTTGGGCGAACGGGCACGCGATGCACTGGTGGCGGCTGGCGGGCCCGAGTACGAGGTGGGCAATTCGGCCGACATTCTGTACACGGCTTCCGGGGCGACGGACGACTACGCGTACAGCCTGGGCGTGCCGTACTCGTACACGCTCGAGCTGACGGGCGGTGGATCGCAAGGGTTCGATCTGCCCGCGGCCGAGCTGGCGCGCGTTACCTCGCAGACGTTCGAGCTGCTGAAGGTGTTCGGGCAGCATGCGGGCACACTGTCGGTGACTTCGTAA